The following proteins are co-located in the Vigna angularis cultivar LongXiaoDou No.4 chromosome 2, ASM1680809v1, whole genome shotgun sequence genome:
- the LOC108327008 gene encoding uncharacterized protein LOC108327008: MGSNLEPVPITSQKHDPAWKHVQMFKNGDKVQLKCIYCLKMFKGGGIHRIKEHLACQKGNASTCSRVPHDVRVHMQQSLDGVVVKKRRKQKIEEEIMNVNPLTTVVNSLPNNNQVDVSQGVLAIGVDHNSSFVVNPGEGMSKNMERRKKMRASKNPAAIYANSEGVVAVEKNGLFPKRGDNHIHMAIGRFLYDIGAPFDAVNSVYFHEMVDAIASRGAGFERPSHHELRGWILKNSVEEVKNDIDRCKMTWGRTGCSILVDQWTTESGRVLMSFLAYCPEGIVFLKSLDATEISTSADFLYDMIKQVVDEVGVGQVLQVITSGEEQYAIAGRRLTDTFPTLYWSPSAARCIDFILEDFGNLEWISAVIEQAKSVTRFVYNYSAILVMVKRYTLGNDIVDPSFSQFATNFTTLKRMVDLKHNLQALVTSQEWADCPYSKKSAGLEMLDCLSSQTFWSSCDMIVRLTTPLLKVLRIASSEMRPAMGYIYAGMYRAKEAIKKALGKREEYMVYWNIIHHRWERLWHHPLHSAGFYLNPKFFYSIQGDIHSQIVSGMFDCIERLVPDTRIQDKIIKEINLYKSAAGDFGRKMAVRARDNLLPSEWWSTYGGGCPNLSRLAIRILSQTSSVMSWKRNHIPFEQIVNTRNYIERQHLTDLVFVHCNLRLRQMFVSKDHDFSDPLSFDSISSVDEWIRPRDLYTDEYGNSDRMALDPSSVNTMLLRPLNDEAEELGEGFDDDEIFSCGKDSEDENTVEKLVNQ; the protein is encoded by the exons ATGGGTTCGAATCTGGAACCGGTGCCAATTACATCCCAGAAACATGACCCGGCATGGAAACATGTTCAGATGTTTAAGAATGGGGACAAGGTGCAACTGAAGTGCATATATTGTCTGAAGATGTTCAAGGGTGGTGGGATTCATAGGATTAAGGAACACCTTGCTTGCCAGAAAGGGAATGCATCCACTTGCAGCCGTGTCCCCCATGATGTCAGGGTTCACATGCAGCAGAGTTTGGATGGGGTTGTggtgaagaagaggaggaagcAGAAGATCGAGGAGGAGATTATGAATGTTAATCCTTTGACCACTGTTGTGAACTCGCTTCCTAATAATAACCAGGTTGATGTCAGTCAGGGGGTGCTTGCCATTGGAGTGGACCACAATTCAAGTTTTGTAGTGAATCCTGGAGAAGGAATGAGTAAGAATAtggaaaggaggaagaagatgagagcTAGTAAGAATCCTGCAGCAATTTATGCAAACTCGGAGGGTGTTGTTGCTGTGGAGAAGAACGGACTGTTTCCCAAAAGAGGGGACAATCACATTCATATGGCGATTGGTAGGTTTTTGTATGACATTGGTGCACCTTTTGATGCTGTGAACTCAGTCTATTTTCATGAAATGGTTGATGCAATTGCTTCAAGGGGTGCGGGTTTCGAACGGCCCTCGCATCATGAACTTCGGGGTTGGATCCTGAAGAACTCTGTGGAGGAAGTGAAGAATGATATAGATAGATGCAAGATGACTTGGGGGAGGACTGGCTGTTCCATTTTGGTTGATCAATGGACAACAGAATCTGGGAGAGTACTGATGAGCTTTTTGGCTTATTGTCCTGAAGGCATTGTCTTTTTGAAATCTTTGGATGCAACTGAGATTTCAACTTCTGCAGATTTTCTGTATGACATGATAAAACAAGTGGTAGATGAAGTTGGAGTCGGGCAAGTGCTGCAAGTGATTACGTCTGGTGAAGAACAATACGCTATTGCTGGTAGACGGCTGACAGACACCTTTCCCACCCTTTATTGGAGCCCTTCTGCTGCTCGTTGCATTGATTTCATTCTTGAAGATTTTGGAAACCTTGAGTGGATTAGTGCAGTGATTGAACAAGCTAAATCAGTAACAAGATTTGTGTACAATTACAGTGCAATTTTAGTTATGGTTAAAAGGTATACCTTAGGGAATGATATTGTGGATCCATCTTTTTCACAATTTGCAACAAACTTTACCACATTGAAACGGATGGTTGATCTTAAACACAATTTACAGGCCTTGGTGACTTCTCAGGAGTGGGCAGACTGCCCATATTCGAAGAAATCAGCAGGGCTTGAAATGTTAGATTGCCTAAGCAGTCAAACATTTTGGTCCTCGTGTGACATGATTGTTCGTCTAACAACCCCTCTCTTAAAAGTTCTGAGAATAGCTAGTAGTGAGATGAGACCTGCAATGGGATACATTTATGCTGGAATGTACCGGGCAAAAGAAGCAATTAAAAAGGCACTTGGTAAGAGGGAGGAGTATATGGTGTACTGGAATATTATACATCATAGATGGGAAAGGCTGTGGCATCATCCTCTTCATTCTGCTGGATTCTACCTTAATCCAAAGTTCTTTTATAGTATTCAAGGAGATATACACAGTCAGATTGTCTCAGGAATGTTTGACTGCATAGAGAGATTGGTACCTGATACAAGAATCCAAGATAAAATTATCAAAGAGATAAACTTGTACAAGTCTGCTGCGGGGGACTTTGGGAGAAAGATGGCAGTTAGAGCAAGAGATAATCTGCTTCCTT CTGAATGGTGGTCAACATATGGAGGAGGCTGCCCAAACTTATCACGGTTAGCAATTCGTATTCTCAGCCAAACATCCAGTGTGATGTCCTGGAAGAGAAACCATATTCCTTTTGAACAAATAGTCAACACAAGGAATTACATAGAGCGCCAACACCTTACCGATCTTGTCTTTGTTCACTGCAATTTACGATTAAGACAAAT GTTTGTGAGCAAAGACCATGATTTTAGTGACCCCTTATCATTTGACAGCATTAGTTCTGTTGATGAGTGGATTAGGCCAAGGGATTTATACACAGACGAGTATGGGAACTCAGATCGGATGGCACTGGATCCATCTTCAGTTAACACTATGCTTTTAAGGCCTTTAAATGATGAAGCTGAAGAATTGGGTGAAG ggtttgatgatgatgaaatttTCAGTTGTGGGAAAGATAGCGAGGATGAAAACACTGTTGAAAAGTTGGTAAATCAATAG